GGAACCCTCACCCACCACGCACCggaaccctgtgccccagccttgagccccctcccacacactgaatcccttggccccacctcgCCACAAGAATTTTGTTATGGGCACCAATAtgggaggtgatgtgtcacacgtcacctccatattggtgcacataacaaaattcattcctcacgtgggtgggaaaaattagagggaacactgctcacAGCCATGAGTGCCTACTgcttacctcagggcagactatcaaAGAGAAGGCAGGCATCCCAAACTGGTGAAGCCTGTCTGAACTTCTTCCCTGAGCAGGGTCTGTCAGAGGATTGTAGCATGTGTGCTGTGGTTTAGCAGGTATGTACCCAAGTAGAAACAAATGTTGGCTTCACTCAGCTGCATTCTGTGTTTTAGCTCTGGTATAATTTCCACTGATCTAAGAAATCAAAGCTCTTAGGATAACCAGTTCCCAGATGGCAGCACCTTTGTTGTCTGGTTTCCTCTTAACACTGCGAATTTCAATAACCTTTGTAGTTTCTTAAAGACAATATATAAAATTGACTAAATTGGCTAGCCTTTTTAATAAAGAGCTAGACATGCCCCAGGTCACTCAGCATATCCCatgagtgggaatatgcagagttcatcttgaagaactccagttacaagtGAGTAACCTTCATTTCTACAAGAGCTCAAGCAGCATCAGCTGCATTCCTTAGGTAAGTCCATCAGTgacatttgcagggctgcaaCCTGGACATGTGAAAATATGTTCCCGAGTCGTATTATTTTCCAAGCATCAAGGGAAGATGCCAGATCTGGACGAGTTGTATTGCAGTTCTTGTTCAGATAGACTCTGAAACCCTCCTCCTCGCTGCActgcacctgaagtggaatggacatgagcaatcacttaaagaataaaaataaaacagttactcacctgttctgtaactgttgttctttgagctgTATTGACACATctattccatgacccaccctcctcccctctatcTTAGACTCCAACTTCCTGTTtccagtaagaaggaactgagggaaggTCAGGGCAGCTCTGCCCCTTTATACCATTGGCTAACAACATAAGCATGCAGATAGTGCATGCGCTCCTTGATGGGTACTGGTATGGGGGAAAGAGCTCTGGCTTTGATGCGCTTGAACACACATGCTCACCTTGAAggggaatggacatgtgcaacacatcttgaaggcAGCAGTTACTGAACAGGCAAATAACCATTTTGTATGCTTAAGGGGTCTCAGTTCTAAAGTTCTGTGCTCTGTCTGTACAGGAAacctcctgtttttaaaaacagatcttAGGTATTTCTGGTATCCGTGGTCAACATGGACTAGCATGGCCCTGTTACCTGAAACCATGTATGTTCAGTTCTTGAAAGTAGGATTGATTTTCCAACAGTCTGGGAAGGCTGGGGCATCTTATTCCATTGCTACCTGCCAGTCCACAGCATGGCATCTCGGAGAAAGGGGCCTTCATGGAGCCTCATGGATGTATCGTAGATGtcccatagtgtctgagcacctcacggTCTTTAGTGAACTTACCATCATGCAACccagtgaggcagggcagggctttggtccccgttttacagattgggaactgaggcacagagactgacTTGCGCgaggtcacacaaggagtcctTGAGGGGCAATTGAGCCCCGGTCTCCTGAGTGCCGCTAGCATGCTGGCCCATCCTTATTCTATTTCATCTACTGGTATCCACACCAAGTTCATTGTTACAGATGCAGGACAGTAGTGAGCCCAGGTTGCCTCCTGGGAACTGTCCGATGGACTTGGCTGTTGAAATACTCCAGAAATCTTCTCTTTCCCTGCAGGTTTACGGCAGAACAAGCAGACTTTCAACCCTGCTGATACCAATGCACTGGTGGCAGCTGTGGCGTTTGGAAAAGGGCTGTCGAACCGGAGGCCTCCAGGCTCAGGGGGACCTGTCCAAGCAAGTCAGCCAGGTGCCGGTGCCATCATAGCAGGGGCTTCAGGCATCCAGCAGGTCCAGATGTCAGGTTCTTCCAGCCAACAGCAGCCAATGCTTGGAGGAGTGCAGATGTCACAGGCAGGCCAGCCAGGTAAATAAGAAGAATGCCTAAGAGTGCTTGGTgtatgggggggaagagagggacatCAAGGCCAGCAGTCTACCCCAAGCACCACACTCACCGTGCTGCCAGGGAGAGCTGGCTCAGAGAGCAGAGGGATATGCAGTATGGAGCTGGGGAGACCTGGCTTTGAGAGAGACCTCTCATGGAGTTGTGGGGGACACCAGGGTGTAGCTGAGTAGACTGCGGTATCTTGGGGATCTAGGTTAACCCACAATATAATCCAAACTGCCATAAAACAACAACTCAGCTGGAGTCAACAAAGGGACACAAATGGTGAAATGAACCCATATTCTCCTAGTACAAGGGAAATCTAGACATGAGGTTTCACCTCAGTGCAGCTGAGCTTATCCCCACACCTCAGCACAAGCCACACTAATCTCTGTGAATCCTTAATGTGGGTAGCCCACTCCTGGCCCACGTTCATCCTCTCTGCTGGAAATGAGCAAGAATCCTGTTTTAATAAAGACATTTCCCAGCATGTTGCAACCAGGCATGTCAGAATGCACAGCATCCTGTTGGGGACCATGCATGCagtctgcaggctggtgtcttcTGTCTCTATTTGCCCCCTAGCAGAGAATGAGTGCCCTGGGGGTGTGGCcctaccccccttcccccaccctctgcaccTTCCTAACTCCCACCTCAGAGAACTTAAGCTCTCTCAGTGATGGATTTGTTTTTACTTGAAAAGTCTGTGATCTGTTGTGAGGTTTTGGGGACCATCAAGACGGGTATGGGGTTCTGtctccacctgccctgtaaccttgagGTCCTTAATGCTGTGCAGCTACCGTTCAGACGGCTGACATCAGTGGATTTCAGAGAAAAGCCAGAGATTCAGAGATGAACTAGTCAGGGAATCCAGCACgaacaagttacacagaaaataaacataaagacgCAAACTCAAGATTTACATTTCCATGTTGGATAAAATCCCTCTGCTAATAGAAGCTGCCTGTTGACTCTGATCAGTTTCCCGGTGTGCGCCTTGCTGTGGGTGGAATCTGGCATTCACTGACAGCTTCCTGCCTAGAGGtgtccctcagtttctggatgaaAGCCTCCTTTTTAAAGGGGTCCCCACAAAACTATGATGACAAGTGGTTATTCAGATTGGGGAAATTCCATCTTGAGGTGATAGCTGGGGATGTCTCAGTGTCTCCCTATTAACTCTCATCATTATCTGTTCCTGGGCTGGACAATGGATGATTACATGGAGCCACTTGCCTTAGGaggtgcccctccctgctgtgaggTGGAGTTGAAGTTGTAGGACAGGTTATTAGCACAGttttctatatataaaaatacttaGATTCATAACCAGTCTGTACACCTATTTCATTATGGCCATCACATTCAGAACATGATAAACTGTGATACAAGACCTTACTCAATATACTTTGCATGCTGTATTCTTGTTCTGTAAATCAGTGGCTCACTCCCATTCTCTCCGGGGGGTGACTGGACCTCGATTGTCATATCGGTTACTAGCCAGAAATGCTGAAATCAGCGGTAAGGCACTCCACGGGCATGACTCTGAGCAATAGAATGTGAGTGCTGTGGATGCTCAAAGCAGAAGGAAGTTACGTAGATAGAGACTCTGGCTAAGTTTGGTGTTAGGATCCAGGCCCATGAATTTGCAATGCATAAGTGTCCTCCAGAAACTCAGCTTTATTCAAAATATACATTTCTAGATCTTACAGTTGTGAAGGAATCTTTTGAAATATAACCCAGCATAACCAGTGCAGTGGTGTCTGCAAACATCCTGAAACAATGGCCCAGAGAGGTAGAATGGCCTCATTTATCTCAGTGGAGTGATAATTATGAACCATGACAATGTAAATGTCAGCATTGTTAACGATTTCATGGTTGTTCCTGTTAGCAGAAACCTCCAGTTAATGTGTTTCTCTAAATGCTCCCACTCCTAGGGTGTGGGAAGCCCAGCTGCCAATACCTCCACTTCCCCGCACAGCTTCTGCAATGAAATGACAATGTAGTGTCAATACAGAATTCTGTAGCACACAACACTGAGTTTAGGGCAGCCCTGAAACAACTGAATTAAATATCATAAGGAAAGCTGAGCTGATTGAATTACTCATGCTCCTATTTAATTCACTAAAAATCTCAGATTTCTAGATTATTCTTGAAGCTGCCACAGAATCCAGGGGTGGTGGGTATGACATTTGGGGAAGGAGGTGTTAATTGAGGGTAATGTGGATCTAACTCTGCCTACTGGTGAGTTCCTGGATGTGCAATGCTAGTCTTGATGGAAAACACCTTTGAGCAGCAGCCTTAACTCTAAATTAACATTGAGGAAAACAGTGTTTAGTGTTAGTCATTAATGCTCTGAGATCTTTGTGAAATGGAAAGTGCTATAGCAGAGCAAATTATAATGTATGGCTTGGCCAAAATAATGACCAATGATAGCAAATCTTCCTGCCTACAAACGTGTGATGGAGGGtgtaaccaggaagaagaggggaaggaTTTATTTAGGATGGgacagaagctggaactggatgacaggagaggatcatctgataattgccctgttctgttcattccctctgaagtacctggcattggccgctgttggaagagaGCATACTGAACTAGatagactattggtctgacctggtgtagccgttcttatgttctaaccaTCCTGCCCTGGAGCCTGGGGTTGGGACTGGATGGTTCCCAATAGGGCTGTTTCTGCACTAATGTTTTGGTGGTGCTCTCCTGCACAGACCCTTTCTCTTACCAACTGACAGCACAACTCCTTTTTCTTCTCTAGGTAAGATACCCAGTGGCATAAAAACCAACATTAAATCTGCCTCAATGCATCCATACCAGAGATGAGCAGGGAGGAGCCTCGTCCTGGCTGACCACACAACACCAGCATTGTTCCTGCCAATTGCCACTCCAGGATTTCCTTCCATGCCTGTCAAATCCCCTCAAGCCTCCACTCATAATCCCCAACAGGGAGATTTCTGGGTGGGCTCTCCCATCCTGTGAGCTCCAGGCTGTCTCCTCCCTCTGGTTTTATTCAATGCTGGAGGGTTTGTACAGAGCTGCTGGTGGCCACGTGCTTGGGGTAGGAGCTCCCCAGACAAGGGAAAGCCTGTCTCCCGCCTGGTCTGGCCTGGAGGGGTCCATACACTTCATTCATCCGAATGCAGAACCTGAACAGCTTCAGAGAAAACTCTTCTCCTGGCTTTTGTGTAAGGAGGTCCATGAAGGTTGCActgcctcctccctttcccctgcctCCTTGTTGAATAAAGACTATGTACTATGCCAAGTGTAACCACTGCTGTCTATGTGTCAGGTTCCAAGGAGCCTcacagcctgattttcatttcCCTTTGGGAATGGCTGTAGAATAGCTCTGCCTGTAAACATGGCATGGAGCTGGCTATTTATATGGCATCTTGTTCTCTACTGAATGCTGATACGGATGTAGAATCCAGGAGTTGCTGTTGGGTTTCACCTGGACACAGCATTCCCTGCCATGAGCAgaagaatttttgtttactgtaaaACTCACAATAGCTATTCCCCAGGCACCAGTCCtggaatgaaaaaaatccatccaAGAGGAAAATGAGTAACCCTGTACCACCCTTCGAGATTCCATGTTGTGAGGGTCATAGCAGAGGGagctgcaggaacagaagcacaGATCCTCTGTTTCTTATCTATGCTTCTCTAATGCCTCTACTTGCCCTGATCCCGTcccatctcctgatctccctCGCACCCACTTTCACTCTTCTCTGTAATTTCTCAGTCTCCTCGTGCTCTTTCCTCTCACAATACAAACATGCTTTAGTCtttcctatattaaaaaaacccttgtttgaccccacttgcctctccagctactgccccatctccctcccatCTATAAAACTCATTGAATGCACTGTCTAAAGTAATAGATTATcgaggccagcagggaccactgtTGATCATCTCATCTATCCTCCTGCCTAACACAAAGTGTAGAATTTGCTGTCTGGAGTTCCATCCCAGGCCCTCTCCAATCTGGCTTCCGCTCTTACACTCCACTGAAAGCATTTTTGCCATAGTCTCTAATAACCTGTTCTTCTTTTGGAAATCCTGTCCTCCCTGGGCTTTGGTGATTTTGTCccctcctggttctcctcctacgtCTTTAGTCACACATTCAACATGTCCTTTGGAGGGAGATCTTCATCCGCACTCCCAACATTATATGGTGgctccacagggctctgtccttggtcctcttctccctctacacaTCTGTACAgggtaatctcatccacaaatACAAGTTCAACTACCAGCTGGATGCTGATGACTCTGAGATCTACCTTTTCTCCAGGCATGTCTCCTTCTGTCCAGactaaaatcttggcctgtctCTGATCCTGGACttcaaaaagcagactttgactccctcagagaactgatgggcaggatcccctgggagaataacatgagggggaaaggagtccaggagagctggctgtattttaaagaatccttattgaggttacagggacaaaccaacctgatgtgtagaaagaatagtaaatatagcaggcaaccagcttggtttaacagtgaaatccttgctgatcttaaacacaaaaaagaagcctacaagaagtggaagattggacaaatgaccagggaagagtataaaaatattgctcgggcatgcaggagtgaaatcaggaaggccaaatcacacctggagttgcagctagcaagagatgttaagagtaacaagaagggtttcttcaggtatgttagcaagaagaagaaagtcaaggaaagtgtgggccccttactgaatgagggaggcaacctagtgacagaggatgtggaaaaagctaatgtactcaaagcttttttttgcctctgtcttcacgaacaaggtcagctcccagactattgcactgggcagcacagcatggggaagaggtgaccagccctctgtggagaaagaagtggttcgggactatttagaaaagctggacgagcacaagtccatggggccagatgtgctgcatccgagagtgctaaaggagttggtggatgtgattgcagagccattggtcattatctttgaaaactcatggcgattgggggaagtcccggacgactggaaaaaggctaatgtagtgcccatctttaaaaaagggaggaaggaggatcctgggaactacaggccagtcagcctcacctcagtctctggaaaaatcatggagcaggtcctcaaagaatcaattctgaagcatttagaggagaggaaagtgatcaggaacagtcagcatggattcaccaagggcaagtcatgcctgaccagttgccttctatgatgagataactggctctgtggatgagggaaaagcaggggacatgttgttccttgactttagcaaagcttttgacacggtctcccacagtattcttgccagcaagttaaagaagtatgggctagatgaatggactataaggtggatagaaagctggctagattgtcgggctcaacgggtagtgatcaatggctccatgtctagttggcagcgggtatcaagtggagtgccccaagggtcggtcctcgggccaattttgttcaatatcttcataaatgatctggaggatggtgtggattgcaccctcagcaagtttgagactaaactgggaggagaggtagatacactggagggtagggctaggatacagagggccctagacaaatgagaggattgggccaaaagaaatctgatgaggttcaacaaggacaagtgcagagtcctgcacttaggacggaagaatcccatgcaccgctacagactagggaccgaatggctaggcagcagttctgcagaaaaggacccaggggttCCAGtgtacgagaagctggatatgagtcaacagtgggcccttgttgccaagaaggccaatggcattttgggatgtataagtagggacattgccagcagatcg
This genomic window from Dermochelys coriacea isolate rDerCor1 chromosome 8, rDerCor1.pri.v4, whole genome shotgun sequence contains:
- the MED8 gene encoding mediator of RNA polymerase II transcription subunit 8 isoform X2, whose amino-acid sequence is MRNQVIIPLVLSPDRDEEIMRQTEGRVPVFSHEVVPDHLRTKPDPEVEEQEKQLITDATRISSDVAQKQIQSLNKMCSNLLEKISKEERESESGGLRQNKQTFNPADTNALVAAVAFGKGLSNRRPPGSGGPVQASQPGAGAIIAGASGIQQVQMSGSSSQQQPMLGGVQMSQAGQPGKIPSGIKTNIKSASMHPYQR